One window from the genome of Macaca fascicularis isolate 582-1 chromosome 7, T2T-MFA8v1.1 encodes:
- the LOC102122331 gene encoding golgin subfamily A member 8M-like isoform X3, which yields MEWKLEWSTREQALLKAQLTQLKESLKEAHLERDEYVQHLKGERARWQQRMKKMSQEVYTLKKEKKDDMRRVEKLKRSLSKLKNRMAKPLSLDPPAVPHEEELQHLRKELERVSAELQAHVENHQHVSLLNQTLKERLREQEERLQQLAEPQSGIEELNNENKSALHLEQQIEELQGKLGEVKEMDHLEAARQQKQQLQDQLSLIALPGEGDGGHLDSEEEEGPRPMPSVPEDQESWEAMSGLMDLLEEQTDLRERVEKLEVQFIQYWRERCHQKIRHLINEPGGSVKDAARGGHHQAGPGQGGDEGEAAGPAGDGVAADADQNNEHSKLLTSSQNPVEEPGPGVPAPQETGDAHKHGDLCDMSLTDSQEPAHEATEGSPHNNPAAQTITQEHQEHPGLGSSRSVPFCCWAWLPRRRR from the exons ATGGAGTGGAAGTTAGAGTGGTCCACacgggagcaggcacttctgaaAGCACAGCTGACCCAG TTGAAGGAGTCACTAAAAGAAGCCCATCTAGAGAGAGATGAATATGTTCAACATCTAAAAGGAGAGAGGGCCCGGTGGCAGcagaggatgaagaaaatgtcaCAGGAG GTTTACACcttgaagaaggagaagaaggatgaCATGCGTCGGGTGGAGAAGCTGAAGAGGAGCTTGTCCAAACTCAAGAACCGGATGG CTAAACCCCTGTCCCTGGACCCCCCAGCAGTGCCCCACGAGGAGGAGCTGCAGCACCTGAGGAAGGAACTAGAGAGGGTGTCAGCAGAGCTCCAGGCCCACGTGGAAAACCATCAACACGTAAGTCTCCTGAACCAGACACTAAAGGAGAGGCttcgggagcaggaggagaggcttcAGCAGCTGGCCGAGCCACAGAGCGGCATCGAGGAGCTG AACAACGAGAACAAGAGCGCACTGCATTTGGAGCAGCAAATAGAGGAGCTACAGGGGAAGCTGGGTGAGGTAAAGGAGATG GACCACCTGGAGGCTGCcaggcagcagaagcagcagctgcAGGACCAACTGAGCCTCATTGCTCTCCCTGGGGAAG GAGATGGAGGACATCTggacagtgaggaggaggagggacctCGGCCCATGCCGAGCGTCCCAGAGGACCAGGAGAGctgggaggccatg AGCGGCCTTATGGACCTCCTGGAGGAGCAGACAGACCTGAGGGAGCGTGTGGAGAAACTAGAAGTTCAGTTCATCCAGTACTGGAGGGAGAGATGCCATCA GAAAATTCGTCACCTTATAAATGAGCCAGGAGGCAGTGTCAAAGATGCAGCACGGGGAGGACATCATCAGGCTGGCCCAGGACAGGGAGGAGATGAAG GTGAAGCTGCTGGCCCTGCAGGAGATGGTGTTGCGGCTGATGCTGACCAGAACAACGAGCAcagcaaactcctgacctcttccCAGAACCCTGTTGAGGAGCCCGGTCCAGGAGTCCCAGCCCCCCAGGAGACTGGGGATGCCCACAAGCATGGTG ATCTTTGTGACATGAGCCTCACCGACAGCCAGGAGCCAGCTCACGAGGCCACGGAGGGGTCTCCCCACAACAACCCTGCTGCACAGACCATCACGCAGGAGCACCAGGAGCACCCAGGCTTGGGCAGCAGCCGCTCTGTGCCGTTCTGTTGCTGGGCTTGGCTGCCGAGAAGGAGGAGATAA